The following proteins are co-located in the Chryseobacterium daecheongense genome:
- a CDS encoding gliding motility-associated C-terminal domain-containing protein produces the protein MKRFLLSLLLFFFTINLFFAQRDTEHWIAPYYDTVGGYTNALYLSTDSVTPFDVQIYNNNAVVTTVTISKGSPQVYTITDNALIMANTTANAFTATSKGLYLKGDKPFYCSLRLAQSVHGEIITSKGKAGIGKEFFVASSPNTSTSSLYNFTAGILATEDNTTVTVSWNGTGVTFYGGTPTGNSHTFTLNKGQSFIFAGSGNSSPNLTGFIGAKVVSDKPVTLTNGSCNGNFGILGSGGSDPVLDQSVPVERLGNTFAMVKTRSTAPSQNMEGGIIIATEDNTDIFLNGSPTAVATINAGQWYRINETSYVTQTGAGTHSNMFISTSKKVYLYQFVAVGDSNATCGFNYIPPLNCFLPRKIDEIGNINQMPGISSGITLKLNILTETGAAVLVNGVAPTAAQGPYPLTGNTQWQTYAIEGITGNVSITSTKAVTAGINGGYSSAGYGGYFAGFSSVPVISKKTGECVPGIVLEVDDGYETYQWYLNGVAIPGATTNTYTPTQAGNYTVKVGMGTCPPVTTPIYKVFNCMKNTTTSINACATKIITPTFSSSTQTPVPSTVSILTAPTHGTAVLNPSTGIITYNPAPGYLGPDVIVYTFCGNAPEFIDCETVTVNLTVVPFIVKDATLEACQYEDKAYFDLTTANVIDFNLVTKKYYPTLADLNANTNQITEPQHYGSAGGVVYVKITSNEGCTGIAKITLIAKPIKKSPTLLDKYICIDSRTNLDAGPGYDSYQWSTGATTQSIEGVGVGEYTVILGKDGCFVTQIVKVIKTQDPVITQIEISNNTATVIVNGGTPPYKYSVDGTSNWQDSNVFTNLSRGQHTFYVKDANNCTPISVEITVPNLINAITPNGDNINDYIDYSELGYKENLSFIIYDRYGNKIFTGDKFNNYKWDGRHFDKKIVTGTYWYHINWNESNKEKTPIKYTGWILVKNRN, from the coding sequence ATGAAAAGATTTCTACTCAGTTTATTACTGTTCTTTTTTACAATTAACCTATTTTTCGCACAAAGAGATACTGAGCACTGGATAGCCCCTTATTATGATACCGTTGGAGGATATACCAACGCATTATATTTATCTACAGATTCGGTCACTCCCTTTGATGTACAAATTTATAATAATAATGCCGTGGTTACCACTGTTACAATCAGTAAAGGGAGCCCACAAGTCTATACCATCACGGACAATGCCCTTATAATGGCCAACACTACAGCAAATGCTTTTACTGCAACAAGTAAGGGACTATACCTTAAAGGGGACAAGCCTTTTTATTGTAGTTTAAGATTAGCACAAAGCGTACATGGTGAAATCATCACCAGTAAAGGAAAAGCGGGTATTGGTAAAGAATTTTTCGTAGCATCCAGCCCTAACACTTCAACAAGTTCACTATACAATTTTACCGCAGGAATTCTTGCTACAGAAGATAACACAACTGTAACTGTCTCATGGAATGGCACAGGCGTTACTTTTTATGGAGGAACACCTACAGGAAATTCACATACTTTCACATTAAACAAAGGACAATCATTTATATTTGCAGGTTCCGGGAATTCCAGCCCAAATCTTACGGGATTTATCGGTGCTAAAGTTGTCTCCGACAAACCCGTTACATTAACCAATGGTAGCTGCAATGGAAATTTCGGGATATTAGGATCCGGAGGTTCTGACCCTGTTCTCGACCAGTCTGTTCCTGTAGAAAGACTGGGTAATACTTTTGCCATGGTCAAAACTAGGTCCACAGCCCCATCTCAAAATATGGAAGGCGGAATCATCATAGCCACAGAAGATAATACAGATATATTTTTAAATGGCTCTCCTACTGCTGTAGCAACAATCAATGCAGGACAATGGTATAGAATCAACGAAACAAGTTATGTAACACAAACCGGAGCGGGAACACATTCCAATATGTTTATTTCCACATCCAAAAAAGTATATTTATATCAATTTGTAGCTGTAGGAGATAGTAATGCTACCTGTGGATTTAATTACATCCCACCTCTAAACTGTTTCCTGCCCAGAAAGATTGATGAAATTGGAAACATTAATCAGATGCCGGGTATTTCAAGTGGGATTACATTAAAGCTAAACATTTTAACAGAGACAGGAGCAGCTGTTTTAGTGAACGGAGTCGCTCCAACGGCCGCACAAGGACCTTACCCCTTGACGGGCAATACCCAATGGCAAACCTATGCCATTGAAGGGATTACAGGAAATGTATCCATCACATCTACAAAAGCTGTAACTGCAGGAATCAACGGCGGATATAGCTCCGCAGGATATGGAGGTTACTTTGCAGGATTTTCATCAGTACCAGTAATCAGTAAAAAGACAGGGGAGTGTGTCCCTGGTATTGTTTTGGAAGTTGACGATGGATATGAAACCTATCAATGGTATTTAAACGGGGTTGCCATTCCTGGCGCTACTACCAACACTTACACTCCTACCCAAGCAGGAAATTATACCGTGAAAGTTGGTATGGGAACATGCCCTCCTGTAACAACGCCTATTTATAAGGTTTTCAATTGTATGAAAAATACAACAACCAGTATAAATGCTTGTGCTACTAAAATTATAACCCCAACCTTTTCAAGCTCTACACAGACACCTGTACCGAGTACTGTATCCATTTTAACAGCACCTACTCACGGAACAGCAGTCCTAAACCCTTCGACAGGAATAATAACTTATAATCCTGCACCGGGATATTTAGGACCAGATGTAATCGTTTATACTTTCTGTGGAAATGCTCCGGAATTCATCGACTGCGAAACAGTAACTGTAAATCTGACAGTTGTCCCTTTTATCGTAAAGGATGCCACCCTGGAAGCATGTCAATATGAAGACAAAGCTTATTTTGATTTAACAACAGCCAATGTTATTGACTTCAATTTAGTAACAAAAAAATACTACCCCACTTTAGCTGACCTGAACGCTAATACCAATCAGATCACAGAGCCTCAACACTATGGTTCTGCGGGAGGAGTTGTTTATGTTAAAATTACAAGTAATGAAGGATGTACAGGAATTGCAAAAATTACACTAATTGCAAAACCTATTAAGAAATCTCCTACTCTGCTTGATAAATATATTTGTATTGATTCTAGAACCAATCTTGATGCAGGCCCTGGTTACGATTCATATCAATGGAGCACGGGTGCCACTACACAATCCATAGAGGGAGTAGGAGTTGGTGAATACACCGTTATTCTTGGAAAAGACGGATGCTTTGTTACACAGATTGTAAAGGTTATCAAAACTCAGGATCCTGTAATTACTCAGATTGAAATCTCTAACAATACGGCAACTGTTATTGTAAATGGTGGTACACCACCTTACAAATATTCCGTAGACGGAACATCAAACTGGCAGGATTCAAATGTATTTACCAACCTTTCCAGAGGTCAACATACATTCTACGTAAAAGATGCCAATAATTGCACACCTATTTCTGTTGAAATTACGGTTCCTAACTTAATCAACGCAATAACTCCAAACGGCGACAATATCAACGATTATATTGATTACAGTGAATTGGGTTATAAAGAGAATCTTAGCTTTATCATCTATGACAGGTACGGAAATAAAATATTCACCGGCGACAAATTCAACAATTACAAATGGGATGGAAGACATTTCGATAAAAAGATAGTGACAGGAACTTATTGGTACCACATCAACTGGAATGAATCCAACAAAGAAAAAACACCTATAAAATATACGGGTTGGATTTTAGTAAAAAATAGAAATTAA
- a CDS encoding gliding motility-associated C-terminal domain-containing protein, whose translation MKKHFFSLVLVLFIINTLFAQRDTDHWIAPYYSTIEGYTNALYLSTDSVIPFEVKIYNNNSIIGTAIISKGNPQTFTLNNNVILATNIADGFKVINKGLYLKGDKRFYCSLRMAQSAHGEIITSKGKAGIGKEFFIASSPNSAISAIYNFTAGILATEDNTTVTVSWNSTGVTFYGGTFTGNSHTFTLNKGQSFIFAGSGNSSANLTGFIGAKVVADKPVALTNGSCNGNFGILSSGGSDPVLDQSVPIERLGNTFAMVKTRSTAPSQNMEGGIIIATEDNTDIFLNGSPNPISTINAGQWYRINESNYVTQTGAGTHSNMFISTSKKVYLYQFVAVGDSNATCGFNYIPPLNCFLPRKIDEIGNINQMPNINSPITLKLNILTETGAAVLVNGVAPTPSQGPYPLTGNTQWQTYAIEGITGNVSITSTKAVTAGINGGYSTAGYGGYFAGFSSVPVITKKSGECVPGIVLEVDDGYETYQWYLNGVAIPGAVNSTYAPVQSGNYTVKVTMGSCPVTTPIYKVFTCMKNTTTSINICATKIITPTFSSSTQTPVPSTVSILTAPIHGTAILNPSTGIITYNPAPGYFGPDVIVYTFCGNASEFIDCETVTVNLTVVPFIVKDATLEACQYEDKAYFDLTTANVIDFNLVTKKYYPTLADLNANTNQITNPQNYESTGGVVYVKITSNEGCTGIAKITLIAKPIKKSPTLLDKYICIDSRTNLDAGPGYDSYQWSTGATTQSIEGVGVGEYTVILGKDGCFVTQIVKVIKTQDPVITQIEISNNTATVIVTGGTPPYKYSVDGTSNWQDSNVFTNLSRGQHTFYVKDANNCKPISVEITVVNLINAITPNDDGHNDYIDYSALSYKENLILVIYDRYGNKIFTGDKFNNYKWDGKHLGKKISTGTYWYHINWNESNKEKTPVKYTGWILVKNRN comes from the coding sequence ATGAAAAAACATTTCTTTAGTCTAGTTCTGGTTCTTTTTATAATTAATACACTCTTTGCCCAGAGGGATACAGACCACTGGATAGCGCCTTATTACAGTACTATTGAAGGATATACTAATGCCTTATACCTATCAACAGATTCAGTAATCCCATTTGAAGTTAAAATCTATAACAACAATTCTATAATTGGAACAGCTATAATCAGCAAAGGAAATCCACAAACATTCACTCTAAATAACAATGTAATACTTGCAACTAATATAGCTGATGGATTTAAAGTAATTAATAAAGGATTATATCTTAAAGGTGATAAACGCTTTTACTGCAGCTTAAGAATGGCACAAAGCGCACATGGTGAAATTATCACCAGTAAAGGGAAAGCAGGTATTGGCAAAGAATTTTTCATAGCATCCAGTCCAAATAGCGCAATAAGTGCAATTTATAATTTTACAGCAGGAATTCTTGCTACAGAAGATAACACAACCGTAACTGTCTCATGGAATAGCACAGGCGTTACTTTTTATGGAGGAACATTTACAGGAAATTCACATACTTTCACATTAAACAAAGGACAATCATTTATATTTGCAGGTTCCGGGAATTCCAGCGCCAACCTTACAGGTTTTATAGGTGCTAAGGTTGTAGCTGATAAGCCTGTAGCTCTTACTAACGGAAGCTGTAATGGTAATTTCGGAATACTCAGCTCGGGGGGCTCTGATCCTGTTCTTGATCAATCTGTTCCTATTGAAAGACTTGGCAATACTTTTGCCATGGTCAAAACTAGGTCCACAGCCCCATCTCAAAATATGGAAGGCGGGATTATTATTGCAACAGAAGATAATACTGATATATTTTTAAATGGTTCTCCAAATCCAATATCTACCATAAATGCGGGACAGTGGTATAGAATTAATGAATCCAATTATGTCACACAAACCGGAGCAGGAACGCATTCCAATATGTTTATCTCCACATCTAAAAAAGTATATTTATATCAATTTGTAGCTGTAGGAGACAGTAACGCAACTTGTGGATTTAATTATATTCCACCACTCAACTGTTTCCTGCCCAGGAAGATAGATGAAATTGGAAATATTAACCAAATGCCTAATATAAACAGTCCAATAACACTGAAATTGAATATTCTCACTGAGACAGGTGCAGCCGTCCTTGTCAATGGAGTCGCCCCAACTCCTTCACAAGGACCTTACCCTTTGACGGGCAATACCCAATGGCAAACCTATGCCATTGAAGGGATTACAGGAAATGTGTCCATCACATCTACAAAAGCGGTAACTGCAGGAATTAATGGAGGATATAGCACTGCAGGTTATGGAGGATACTTCGCAGGATTTTCATCTGTCCCGGTAATTACGAAAAAAAGCGGTGAGTGTGTCCCTGGTATTGTTTTGGAAGTTGACGATGGATATGAAACTTATCAATGGTATTTAAATGGAGTCGCCATTCCCGGAGCTGTAAATAGCACCTATGCTCCAGTACAATCAGGAAACTACACTGTAAAAGTAACAATGGGAAGCTGTCCGGTAACAACTCCAATTTATAAGGTTTTTACCTGTATGAAAAATACAACAACCAGCATAAATATATGTGCCACTAAAATTATAACCCCAACCTTTTCAAGCTCTACGCAAACACCTGTTCCGAGTACTGTATCAATTTTAACAGCACCTATTCACGGAACAGCAATCCTAAATCCTTCTACAGGAATAATTACTTACAATCCTGCGCCGGGATATTTTGGACCAGATGTAATCGTTTATACTTTCTGTGGAAATGCTTCGGAATTCATCGACTGCGAAACAGTAACTGTAAATCTGACAGTTGTCCCTTTTATCGTAAAAGATGCCACCCTTGAAGCTTGTCAATATGAAGACAAAGCTTATTTTGATTTAACAACAGCAAACGTTATTGACTTCAATTTAGTAACAAAAAAATACTACCCCACTTTAGCTGACCTGAACGCTAATACCAATCAGATCACAAATCCACAAAATTACGAATCCACAGGAGGAGTTGTGTATGTTAAAATTACAAGTAATGAAGGATGTACAGGAATTGCAAAGATTACACTAATTGCAAAACCTATTAAGAAATCTCCTACTCTGCTTGATAAATATATTTGTATTGATTCTAGAACCAATCTTGATGCAGGCCCTGGTTACGATTCATATCAATGGAGCACGGGTGCCACTACACAATCCATAGAGGGAGTAGGAGTTGGTGAATATACCGTTATTCTTGGAAAAGACGGATGCTTTGTTACACAGATTGTAAAGGTTATCAAAACTCAGGATCCTGTAATTACTCAGATTGAAATCTCTAACAATACGGCAACTGTTATTGTAACTGGTGGTACACCACCTTACAAATATTCCGTAGATGGAACATCAAACTGGCAGGATTCAAATGTATTTACCAACCTTTCCAGAGGTCAACATACATTCTACGTAAAAGATGCCAATAATTGTAAACCGATTTCTGTAGAGATTACAGTTGTCAATCTTATTAATGCCATAACTCCTAATGATGATGGACATAATGATTATATTGACTATAGTGCCTTGTCATATAAAGAGAATCTTATTCTAGTTATCTATGACAGGTACGGAAATAAAATATTCACCGGCGATAAATTCAATAATTACAAATGGGATGGAAAACATTTAGGCAAAAAAATTTCCACAGGAACTTACTGGTATCACATTAACTGGAATGAATCCAACAAAGAAAAAACACCTGTAAAATATACGGGTTGGATTTTGGTAAAAAACAGAAATTAA
- a CDS encoding T9SS type B sorting domain-containing protein, producing the protein MKRFLLSLFLCLLSYNCLFAQRDTDHWFAPYFDSSSSSATNYAHGLYFSTDSVTPFDVKIYSNNALIGTVTISKNSPQSFTLGAQYIRTTSSSSAAVPTNLGVYTKGDKPYFASLRIYNISHGEIVTSKGKAGIGTQFYAAATPMTVSSTSNNFTTGIMATEDNTTITISGYDPNIQFINNTTPPLSLTTTLNKGQSYILAGLGNTVANQTGFIGAKIVADKPISVTNGNSNGFYATTTSADGSDLIMDQSVPTNRLGNEFAMVKSISTSQNNMEGGIIIATENNTEIYLNAGTTPVATINEGDYYRIMANDYATQAGGHSNIYIRTTKNVYLYQLIGAGSANNTGGYNYIPPLNCFLPRKIDEIGKIQEMPTYTGTVNLKLNILTEAGAAVTVNGATPTAAQGPFPLTGNTQWVTYGIQGITGNVTITSTKAVTAGINGGYSTAGYGGYFAGFSSIPVIAKQTGDCIPGIVLEVDDSFETYQWSLNGNPIPGATSNSYTPTQAGNYTVRITVGSCPPATTPVYKVFSCLEQSTKSLIMCEGYQAIVPEFTNSTQTYVPGTVTIVTPPANGTATIDPVTGVITYVPNFGYFGPDTIVYKFCGNAPEFIDCEQVTLNLTVSSTPTVTNAALRACFLEQNPSTGLFNLTLAAVTTQAGTTKKYYPSPTDAVNGTNEITNPTTYIAPTGVVYIKVSNANGCYRVAEVTLTVLAPVKSTVLVDKIICMEDKTTLDAGPGFASYLWSTGATTQSITNVGVGTYSVQLKTGECTTTQTVNVYPAEQPVISNVDITSNAITVYAIGGTPPYKYSIDNINWQDSNVFNNIPRGDAVVYVKDAYDCDPIYVSVTIPNLVNVITPNDDGVNDVIDYSSLSYKPNLTFNIYDRYGAKIHQGDKTNGYKWNGTTNGSKRVSTGNYWFDISWNEPNKKQTPIKYSGWILVKNRE; encoded by the coding sequence ATGAAAAGATTTTTACTTAGTTTATTCCTATGTTTATTATCCTATAATTGCCTTTTTGCACAAAGAGATACAGACCACTGGTTTGCTCCTTATTTTGATAGCTCATCTTCGTCAGCTACAAACTACGCACACGGGCTTTACTTTTCTACTGACTCTGTCACTCCTTTTGATGTCAAAATTTATAGTAATAATGCATTAATCGGAACCGTTACTATCAGTAAAAACAGCCCACAATCCTTTACTTTGGGTGCTCAATACATCAGAACAACAAGCTCTTCAAGTGCTGCCGTTCCCACAAATCTTGGAGTTTATACCAAAGGAGACAAGCCTTATTTCGCTTCTTTAAGAATATATAATATTTCTCACGGAGAAATTGTTACTTCTAAGGGGAAAGCGGGAATTGGAACTCAATTTTATGCCGCAGCGACCCCTATGACTGTTAGTTCCACATCTAATAACTTCACAACGGGAATAATGGCAACAGAAGATAATACTACCATTACCATTTCCGGATATGATCCCAATATACAATTCATTAATAATACCACTCCTCCACTATCACTTACGACGACATTAAATAAGGGACAATCTTATATTCTTGCCGGACTTGGAAATACCGTTGCTAACCAGACGGGATTTATTGGAGCAAAGATTGTTGCCGATAAACCTATATCCGTTACCAATGGTAATTCAAATGGGTTTTATGCAACAACAACATCTGCTGATGGTTCGGATTTAATTATGGACCAGTCCGTACCAACGAACAGACTTGGGAATGAGTTTGCCATGGTAAAAAGTATTTCCACAAGCCAGAACAATATGGAAGGAGGAATTATAATTGCCACAGAAAACAATACTGAAATTTATCTTAATGCGGGAACAACTCCAGTTGCTACCATTAACGAGGGAGACTATTACAGAATTATGGCCAATGACTATGCTACTCAAGCGGGCGGTCACTCTAATATCTATATCCGTACTACAAAAAATGTTTATTTGTACCAATTAATTGGTGCCGGCTCTGCTAATAATACGGGAGGTTACAATTACATCCCCCCTTTAAATTGTTTCCTTCCCCGAAAAATAGATGAAATCGGGAAAATTCAGGAAATGCCAACCTATACAGGAACTGTTAATTTGAAACTTAATATTTTAACTGAAGCCGGTGCAGCAGTTACTGTAAATGGTGCTACTCCAACCGCAGCACAGGGACCATTTCCTCTTACAGGAAATACACAATGGGTAACATATGGTATACAAGGAATTACAGGAAATGTTACCATTACATCAACAAAAGCCGTAACTGCCGGAATCAACGGTGGATATAGCACGGCGGGTTATGGCGGATACTTCGCAGGATTCTCATCAATCCCTGTAATCGCGAAGCAAACCGGAGACTGTATTCCAGGAATAGTTTTAGAGGTAGACGACAGTTTTGAAACCTACCAATGGTCTCTAAACGGAAATCCAATTCCGGGTGCAACTTCCAACTCTTACACTCCAACTCAGGCGGGAAATTATACCGTAAGAATTACCGTAGGAAGCTGCCCTCCTGCTACAACACCTGTATACAAAGTATTCTCTTGCCTTGAACAATCTACAAAATCTCTAATCATGTGTGAGGGATACCAGGCGATTGTCCCTGAATTTACAAATTCAACCCAAACTTATGTTCCGGGAACGGTAACCATTGTAACTCCACCAGCGAATGGAACCGCAACAATTGATCCTGTAACCGGTGTTATTACTTATGTTCCGAATTTCGGATACTTTGGTCCGGATACCATTGTATATAAATTCTGCGGAAATGCTCCGGAATTTATTGATTGTGAACAGGTAACGTTAAACTTAACAGTTTCTTCAACGCCAACTGTTACCAATGCAGCATTGAGAGCTTGCTTCTTGGAGCAAAATCCGTCAACCGGGCTATTTAATCTTACTTTGGCTGCAGTAACCACACAGGCTGGAACCACAAAAAAATATTACCCATCACCTACTGATGCAGTAAATGGAACAAATGAAATTACAAATCCTACTACCTACATTGCACCAACCGGAGTTGTGTATATTAAAGTAAGCAATGCCAATGGATGTTACAGAGTTGCGGAAGTTACCCTGACTGTTCTAGCACCTGTAAAATCTACAGTACTGGTTGATAAAATCATCTGTATGGAAGATAAAACCACACTTGATGCAGGCCCCGGATTTGCTTCTTATCTATGGAGTACAGGAGCTACTACACAGTCAATTACTAACGTGGGAGTCGGCACTTATTCCGTCCAATTAAAAACGGGTGAATGTACAACAACACAAACAGTTAATGTATATCCCGCAGAACAACCTGTTATTTCTAATGTTGACATAACCAGTAATGCTATAACAGTATATGCTATAGGAGGTACACCTCCTTATAAATATTCAATTGATAACATAAACTGGCAGGACTCTAATGTATTTAATAATATTCCACGTGGAGATGCTGTTGTATATGTTAAAGACGCCTATGATTGTGATCCTATTTATGTTTCCGTTACTATTCCAAACCTGGTTAATGTAATTACCCCGAATGATGATGGTGTAAATGATGTAATTGATTATTCGTCATTATCGTACAAACCAAATTTAACATTCAATATCTATGACAGGTATGGTGCTAAAATCCATCAGGGAGATAAAACCAATGGCTATAAATGGAATGGAACAACCAATGGAAGTAAAAGAGTATCTACAGGAAACTATTGGTTTGATATTAGCTGGAATGAGCCTAATAAAAAGCAAACACCAATAAAATATTCCGGCTGGATCCTTGTAAAAAACAGAGAATAA